Proteins found in one Aneurinibacillus uraniidurans genomic segment:
- a CDS encoding uracil-DNA glycosylase: MLLPEKFLTCVRCEDGLRREEGQTPVPGYGLPNAEIMLIGESPGAEEMKHARPFQGKAGENLNQFLADVGLNRDQMYIANATRCRPYKEKETLLKNGTVRITKSNRPPSKHAIASCAAWLDMEIQLLMPKLIITLGSTPLKRLVGECSISEVHGNLLTVSIQRPEEKENSREFFWSDERYHIFPLYHPAAIIYRRELKEVFQEDMRKLRRTIEELKITSVIV, translated from the coding sequence ATGCTACTTCCGGAAAAATTTTTGACATGTGTGCGCTGTGAGGATGGGCTGCGCCGGGAAGAAGGACAAACTCCTGTGCCAGGCTATGGGCTTCCCAATGCAGAAATTATGTTGATCGGTGAGAGCCCAGGCGCGGAAGAGATGAAACATGCACGTCCTTTTCAAGGGAAGGCAGGTGAGAACTTAAATCAATTTCTTGCAGATGTCGGTTTGAATCGAGATCAAATGTATATTGCGAATGCAACGCGCTGCCGACCTTATAAAGAAAAAGAAACCTTGCTTAAGAACGGAACGGTTCGAATTACAAAATCAAATCGTCCTCCTTCTAAACATGCGATTGCATCATGTGCAGCCTGGTTGGATATGGAGATTCAACTGCTTATGCCAAAGCTTATTATTACACTTGGCTCCACTCCGCTTAAACGACTTGTTGGAGAGTGCTCTATTTCTGAAGTACACGGAAATTTGCTTACTGTATCAATACAGCGCCCAGAAGAAAAAGAAAACAGTCGTGAGTTTTTCTGGTCGGACGAGCGGTATCATATTTTTCCGCTATATCATCCTGCTGCCATTATTTATCGCCGTGAACTGAAAGAAGTTTTTCAGGAGGACATGCGTAAACTCCGGCGGACAATCGAGGAATTGAAAATTACAAGTGTAATCGTATGA
- a CDS encoding ABC transporter permease has translation MKQLLAAEFLKLRRSGMVWVAVLVPLFLVVQGVANFLRYRDTMFAASKRTEWEILYEQCVVFYPSMLLPLVITIILALLARVEHSQNGWKHLLSLPVSRSQVYLGKLIVGCMLVLLNLVVLGGGTIVGGVLAHAKGSVPYDLLLGRGLLAFIAALPMIAIQFVLSFRFSHIGIPLALGTAFAAPTIFAANSEHLWIFYPWTYPVMTLFGPGMGQFDKGMMMYGLAIVIFLLVIFCGLFEFKKRDMV, from the coding sequence ATGAAACAATTGTTGGCTGCTGAGTTTCTTAAACTGCGGCGTTCAGGGATGGTGTGGGTGGCTGTGCTTGTACCGTTGTTTTTGGTTGTGCAGGGCGTGGCGAACTTTTTACGTTATCGGGATACGATGTTTGCGGCAAGCAAGCGGACAGAATGGGAGATTTTATATGAGCAATGTGTAGTTTTCTATCCTTCTATGCTGCTGCCGCTTGTGATTACGATTATACTGGCACTGTTGGCGCGGGTAGAACATAGTCAGAATGGGTGGAAGCACTTGCTTAGTCTGCCGGTGTCACGAAGCCAGGTATATTTGGGAAAACTGATTGTTGGTTGTATGCTCGTACTCCTGAATTTGGTGGTATTAGGAGGCGGAACAATAGTGGGTGGAGTGCTTGCCCACGCGAAAGGGAGTGTTCCGTACGACTTGTTGTTAGGAAGGGGCTTGCTTGCTTTTATTGCTGCACTGCCGATGATTGCGATTCAGTTTGTGCTGAGTTTCCGATTTTCGCATATCGGGATTCCGTTAGCGCTTGGCACAGCATTCGCAGCGCCAACAATTTTTGCGGCGAATTCGGAACATCTCTGGATTTTTTATCCTTGGACGTATCCGGTGATGACGCTTTTTGGTCCGGGGATGGGGCAATTTGATAAAGGGATGATGATGTACGGATTGGCAATTGTGATTTTTTTACTTGTTATTTTTTGCGGGCTTTTTGAGTTTAAAAAACGAGATATGGTTTGA
- a CDS encoding nucleotidyltransferase-like protein, with product MKNILMSTLPGKEGSESVKSIVRVVPHSKQSVFTDGFDELYVVVVDGFHNEIIIKNILYKQSNIQVRWMDKDYFVHIIQQRSQRRFVQWVLQGEIVYDHDCLIKSIREKFHAHPSDFQKRKICIEFTYFLRQYLEAKEYVESGHFLDAYGSMIRALHHWARLSIIQEGQIPETIVWKQVQSIDYAIYKLYEELVTTSDPLEKRLELLLLASEFSMVSKIKEYSEFLLMIIESRSEAWSVNEILNHPDFQGEQTALILLLEKLVKRSLLKEVQVLTEYGIERKYSIS from the coding sequence ATGAAAAATATTCTTATGTCTACGTTGCCGGGAAAAGAAGGAAGCGAATCGGTGAAATCTATTGTTCGTGTTGTCCCACATAGTAAGCAAAGCGTATTTACCGATGGTTTTGATGAACTCTATGTAGTTGTAGTCGATGGTTTTCACAATGAGATAATCATAAAAAACATACTGTATAAGCAATCAAACATACAGGTTCGGTGGATGGACAAGGACTATTTTGTACATATTATTCAGCAGCGGTCTCAACGCCGCTTTGTACAGTGGGTGCTGCAAGGAGAAATAGTTTATGATCACGACTGCTTGATTAAAAGTATTCGTGAGAAGTTCCACGCACACCCTTCAGATTTTCAAAAACGAAAAATTTGTATTGAGTTTACGTACTTTTTACGACAATATCTTGAGGCGAAGGAATATGTGGAGAGCGGACATTTTCTGGATGCATATGGCAGCATGATTCGTGCCTTGCATCACTGGGCCAGACTTTCTATTATCCAAGAAGGTCAAATTCCGGAGACGATTGTATGGAAGCAAGTTCAAAGTATTGATTATGCTATATACAAGCTTTATGAAGAGTTAGTTACGACCAGCGATCCACTAGAGAAGCGATTAGAACTTCTTTTGTTAGCAAGTGAATTTTCTATGGTTTCAAAAATAAAGGAGTACAGTGAGTTTTTGCTGATGATTATTGAAAGTCGAAGCGAAGCTTGGTCGGTTAATGAAATTCTCAATCATCCTGATTTTCAAGGGGAACAGACAGCACTTATTCTCCTTCTTGAAAAACTTGTAAAGCGTTCATTATTAAAAGAAGTGCAGGTTCTAACTGAATATGGCATTGAAAGAAAATACAGCATCTCGTAG
- a CDS encoding DUF3600 domain-containing protein has protein sequence MEFEKQIQQALRVEVDQMMDNEKMKQNVLKNIPYKKRDVPMKKRVMAVMIAIGIMVPTAGFAGYSYLADHIFESKANFLSQGGTSAEYEQIEEKLKEAKKVLNQQEYEQMERLLREVAHYHKKMIEGSGKLDPNQLSAAERERYEQLEKELAPYSEKMMQVDPAQQDLRLLTLEESQKLLEFPVHTPTYVPQGYKLSNAVGAASVKDKNEKPTINMYYEKEGVGLSIFENEMQDAEQLGLPSEYAKTEEYTLNGYRALFGVGKDKEKTLFVVIPKQGNHSMYGIHVSGMISKEELEKVALSMIQP, from the coding sequence ATGGAGTTTGAAAAGCAGATTCAACAAGCGTTGCGAGTAGAAGTCGATCAGATGATGGATAACGAAAAGATGAAGCAGAATGTGCTGAAAAATATTCCATATAAAAAGAGGGATGTGCCGATGAAAAAGCGTGTCATGGCTGTGATGATAGCGATAGGGATTATGGTTCCAACGGCGGGATTTGCAGGGTATTCGTATTTGGCTGATCATATCTTTGAGTCAAAGGCGAATTTTCTTTCTCAAGGTGGTACAAGCGCAGAGTATGAACAGATTGAAGAGAAGCTGAAAGAAGCGAAAAAAGTGTTGAATCAACAGGAATACGAGCAGATGGAACGCTTGTTGCGTGAAGTGGCACACTATCATAAGAAGATGATCGAAGGGAGTGGGAAACTGGATCCCAATCAGTTAAGTGCAGCGGAGCGGGAGAGGTATGAACAATTGGAGAAAGAACTTGCCCCTTATTCAGAGAAAATGATGCAGGTGGACCCGGCTCAGCAAGATTTACGGCTGCTAACATTGGAAGAGTCACAGAAACTGCTGGAATTTCCTGTCCATACCCCTACTTACGTTCCGCAGGGATATAAGTTGTCGAATGCAGTCGGTGCCGCGAGTGTAAAGGACAAGAATGAGAAGCCAACTATTAATATGTACTATGAAAAGGAAGGTGTAGGATTAAGCATTTTTGAGAATGAAATGCAAGATGCTGAGCAGCTAGGGCTGCCGAGTGAGTATGCCAAAACAGAAGAATATACATTGAACGGGTACCGTGCTTTGTTTGGAGTGGGCAAAGATAAAGAAAAGACGTTGTTTGTAGTCATTCCGAAGCAGGGCAATCACAGCATGTACGGCATTCATGTGTCAGGCATGATTAGCAAAGAAGAATTGGAGAAAGTTGCGTTATCGATGATTCAGCCATAA
- a CDS encoding ABC transporter permease — MSALILVKAELYKQKKGIIWWLAIGAPLMVAVMMLLDVGFRYDYLMGRGQKAGLDSWGVLIQEMMYMWATFCPMGITLLAAIVHYREFSENGWKHLLSLPVKRWKVYVAKWLVILLFTYFAIFVLNVGLFVVGKVLHFPEPFNLLLYGRYAGYQALGVLGIVGFQHWLSSRFKNVMIPIAIGVALSICVMFLAQSEMLSFFPHVAILYSIPFEDVAHNRPVLGGMIGGAVLLFLGMWEFQKRDIV, encoded by the coding sequence ATGAGTGCGCTGATACTGGTAAAAGCGGAGTTATACAAGCAGAAAAAAGGAATCATATGGTGGTTGGCAATTGGGGCGCCACTGATGGTAGCGGTGATGATGCTTCTTGATGTGGGATTTCGCTACGATTATTTAATGGGACGTGGACAAAAGGCTGGACTGGATTCCTGGGGTGTCCTGATTCAGGAGATGATGTATATGTGGGCGACCTTTTGTCCGATGGGGATCACGTTGCTTGCCGCTATTGTGCATTACCGAGAGTTCAGTGAGAATGGGTGGAAGCATTTGCTTAGTCTGCCTGTGAAGCGGTGGAAGGTGTATGTGGCAAAGTGGTTGGTGATTTTGCTGTTTACGTATTTCGCAATTTTTGTATTGAATGTCGGATTATTTGTGGTGGGAAAGGTGCTACATTTTCCTGAACCATTTAATTTGCTGCTTTATGGGCGTTATGCAGGTTATCAAGCACTGGGTGTCCTTGGGATCGTTGGATTTCAGCACTGGTTAAGCTCACGTTTTAAAAATGTGATGATTCCCATTGCGATTGGAGTTGCGTTGAGTATATGTGTGATGTTTCTGGCTCAATCGGAAATGCTTAGTTTTTTCCCCCATGTGGCAATTTTATATTCCATTCCTTTTGAAGATGTAGCGCATAATCGACCCGTATTAGGAGGAATGATCGGCGGCGCGGTATTGCTTTTTCTGGGGATGTGGGAATTTCAGAAACGGGACATTGTGTAA
- a CDS encoding AMP-binding protein produces the protein MDVRTQKAKSNPILTREDWNKQRHLAEQDPGKFHGDIAKREIHWYDEQANAWMIWNDEHNQWMGLDADTGAPVTVTHSPAYEPWKTAFDDSDAPFYKWFSGGLTNACFNEVDRHVMNGHGDEIAFYFEGDRWDQAKNDGRGGPVVEFTVTRKQLMLETLKAAQVFKNLGLKKGDRIALNMPNIMEQIYYTEAAKRLGIVYTAVFGGFSDKTLSDRIHNAGAKVVITSDGGYRNAQIVEFKEAYTDPALDNYVPKEIAVQIVEEKLKELNLNEQQSALIQEKVMQTIGSEITVERSDAMRGVGMALAQFHDMDAEQKSHIRTVIAKGLVDAPPRVEAVIVVRHTRQQDLNWRPERDRWSHELIGEAVEQILTIAREQGANVATEQDLLALPTEDFIRVMYAVSKPEPVDAEYPLFIIYTSGSTGKPKGVVHVHGGYTAGLAHTMKVSFDATPGEDIMYVIADPGWITGQSYLISASLTTRTTSIVAEGAPVFPSAGRYASIIERYKVTIFKAGSTFLKTIMSNPQNKADVEQYSMDTLRVATFCAEPTSPAVQQFGMDLMTPQYINSYWATEHGGIVWTHFFGNNDFQLKPDAHTFPLPWIFGDVWISESSEEGGKTKHRPADFEEKGEIVITKPYPYLARYIWGDETNFGQPNWKGDADRYVDTYWGKWDGVWAYTQGDFAMKYEDESFSLHGRSDDVINVSGHRMGTEEIEGAILRDKQINPDSPVGNAIVIGAPHREKGLTPVAFIQTAPGAKLTLEDQRRLSELVRQEKGVVAVPSDYIEVQQFPETRSGKYMRRFLSNLLNGEELGDTSTLRNPESIDEIRPKIEQWRMKTKMEEEQKIFEIYRFFRVQYNDVLPGQRVATVTITNPPVNALNERALDELNTIVSHLERRDEIKVVIFTGQGTGSFVAGADVKQFLEEMFDVEDVLPLANKAHMAFSKIEKLGKPVIAAVNGVALGGGNEFQMATHYRIAEPHAEFGQPEINLNLIPGYGGTQRLPRLLQDRTGVDGFLKALEIILNGRKIDVEEAKQIGLIDEIIQESDDVLVRAAALAREYILRGKGALKEAFDRHNSLVQQWNTPQAFPQEAIANSVEIQRILRQSKWAGREQAANRALEAARIGYEQGIKQGMEREAQLFAEAVIDPNGGKSGIQAFLDKKSMPLPTRPRFQPTEEKQNELIEQGELLPVGAPYFPGFTPIPEWQYAYAVVKNDETGAVDHGDPIDAEKKIVIPVEKPKANEVLLYVLASEVNFNDIWALTGIPVSTLDDHDLDYHVTGSGGIALVASVGPEVKREGRVKVGDLVTIYSGQNNLLSPTVGLDPMFADFSIQGYQGPDGSHQQFMIAQAPQVHVKPQDATLEAAGSYILNLGTIYRALFTTLSIEPNKTMFVEGAATGTGLEALKSAARNGLAVTGMVSNEERASYIREQGAAGVINRRNPEYGNAFTKVPADPSQWAAWEATGQKILDDYRAQNNGRLADYVVSHAGEVAFPRSFQMMEKNGVLTFYGASSGYHFTFMGKEGTSTPRDMYEKALLRAGESVLIYYGTDTKEDGIVDQTGLVAIEAARDMGARIVVATYTDAQKEFVQSLGYGDAVRGVLSIEEIKRREGENFVWPDTMPDFPNPKTETEAFKEAVRYFTDYIFKPFGGAVAKYLRSPDNPRGYPDLIFDRAGHDALGVSTTLLKPYTGRVVFSEDMGARRYSFYAPQVWMRQRRVYMPTANIWGTHLSNAYEVIRMNEMIDAGMLEITEPVFVEFDQLPEAHQEMWENRHVGSSYVVNHAIPQTGLKTKDQLYEAWSAQMNEKTSE, from the coding sequence ATGGATGTACGAACGCAGAAAGCTAAAAGTAATCCGATATTGACTCGGGAGGACTGGAATAAGCAGCGTCATTTGGCGGAGCAGGACCCAGGAAAATTCCATGGTGATATCGCAAAACGAGAAATTCACTGGTATGACGAGCAGGCAAATGCTTGGATGATATGGAATGACGAGCACAATCAATGGATGGGACTTGATGCTGATACAGGAGCACCTGTTACGGTGACCCACTCTCCGGCATACGAGCCGTGGAAGACTGCATTTGACGACAGTGATGCCCCCTTCTATAAATGGTTCAGCGGCGGTTTAACGAATGCCTGCTTTAACGAGGTAGACCGCCATGTCATGAATGGACATGGGGATGAGATTGCGTTTTACTTCGAGGGCGACCGTTGGGATCAAGCGAAGAACGATGGCCGGGGCGGTCCGGTTGTTGAATTTACAGTAACACGTAAACAACTGATGCTTGAAACGTTGAAAGCTGCACAGGTATTTAAAAATCTCGGCTTGAAAAAAGGTGATCGAATTGCGCTGAACATGCCGAATATTATGGAGCAGATTTATTATACAGAAGCGGCGAAACGCCTTGGGATTGTTTATACCGCTGTATTTGGTGGATTCAGTGATAAAACATTGAGTGATCGTATCCATAACGCCGGAGCTAAAGTTGTTATTACATCAGACGGCGGCTATCGCAATGCACAGATCGTAGAGTTTAAAGAAGCGTATACCGACCCAGCGTTGGATAACTATGTACCAAAAGAAATCGCTGTTCAGATCGTTGAGGAAAAGTTAAAAGAACTAAACCTGAACGAGCAGCAGTCTGCGCTCATTCAGGAAAAAGTAATGCAGACAATCGGAAGCGAGATTACAGTTGAGCGATCAGATGCCATGCGTGGTGTCGGTATGGCACTGGCCCAGTTCCATGATATGGATGCTGAGCAGAAGTCGCACATTCGTACCGTAATTGCAAAAGGCCTGGTAGATGCGCCGCCACGTGTCGAAGCCGTTATCGTTGTACGTCATACACGCCAGCAGGATTTGAACTGGCGTCCAGAGCGTGATCGCTGGTCACATGAATTAATTGGTGAGGCAGTAGAGCAAATTCTCACGATAGCACGTGAGCAAGGTGCTAATGTAGCGACTGAGCAGGATCTTCTTGCTCTTCCGACAGAAGACTTTATTCGCGTTATGTATGCGGTTTCTAAGCCTGAGCCAGTAGATGCGGAATATCCGCTGTTTATCATCTATACAAGCGGAAGTACAGGCAAGCCAAAAGGCGTCGTGCATGTTCATGGGGGATATACAGCTGGTCTTGCACACACGATGAAAGTTTCGTTCGATGCGACACCGGGCGAAGATATTATGTATGTCATTGCTGATCCGGGCTGGATTACTGGCCAATCGTATCTGATCTCCGCTTCGTTAACGACACGTACAACAAGCATCGTCGCAGAGGGGGCGCCGGTATTCCCGAGTGCAGGACGTTATGCGAGCATTATCGAGCGGTATAAGGTGACCATCTTTAAAGCAGGGTCAACGTTCTTGAAAACAATTATGTCCAATCCGCAGAATAAGGCAGACGTTGAACAATACAGCATGGATACACTTCGCGTTGCAACCTTCTGTGCTGAGCCGACTAGCCCGGCTGTTCAGCAATTTGGTATGGATTTGATGACGCCGCAGTACATCAACTCGTACTGGGCAACGGAACATGGCGGCATTGTATGGACGCATTTCTTTGGCAACAATGATTTTCAGCTCAAGCCAGATGCACATACATTCCCGCTGCCATGGATTTTCGGGGATGTATGGATTTCAGAAAGCAGTGAAGAAGGCGGAAAGACAAAGCATCGTCCAGCTGACTTCGAAGAAAAAGGTGAAATTGTAATTACGAAGCCGTATCCATACTTGGCACGTTACATCTGGGGAGATGAGACGAATTTTGGCCAGCCGAACTGGAAAGGTGATGCGGATCGGTATGTAGACACATACTGGGGTAAGTGGGATGGCGTATGGGCGTATACACAGGGCGATTTTGCTATGAAATACGAAGATGAATCGTTCTCCCTCCACGGTCGTTCAGATGACGTAATTAACGTGTCCGGTCACCGGATGGGCACGGAGGAGATCGAGGGTGCAATCCTGCGCGATAAACAGATCAACCCGGATTCTCCAGTCGGAAATGCAATTGTAATCGGAGCGCCGCACCGTGAGAAAGGACTGACGCCGGTTGCATTCATTCAGACAGCACCGGGCGCAAAATTGACGCTTGAGGATCAGCGTCGCTTATCTGAGCTTGTGCGTCAAGAAAAAGGGGTAGTGGCAGTTCCGAGCGATTATATCGAAGTGCAGCAGTTCCCGGAAACACGAAGCGGCAAATACATGCGTCGTTTCTTGAGCAATCTGCTTAATGGAGAAGAGCTAGGTGATACATCGACCTTGCGTAATCCGGAGTCCATTGATGAGATTCGTCCAAAAATCGAGCAGTGGCGCATGAAAACAAAAATGGAAGAAGAGCAGAAGATTTTCGAAATTTATCGTTTCTTCCGCGTGCAGTATAATGACGTACTGCCGGGTCAGCGTGTCGCAACGGTTACGATTACCAATCCACCGGTTAACGCGTTGAACGAACGGGCGCTGGATGAGTTGAATACAATCGTTAGTCATTTAGAACGCCGTGATGAGATCAAGGTTGTCATCTTTACCGGTCAAGGAACAGGCTCGTTTGTTGCCGGTGCCGATGTGAAGCAGTTCCTTGAAGAGATGTTCGATGTGGAGGACGTATTGCCGCTTGCGAATAAAGCGCATATGGCATTTAGTAAAATCGAAAAACTGGGCAAACCAGTTATTGCCGCTGTAAACGGGGTCGCACTCGGGGGCGGAAACGAGTTCCAGATGGCAACTCATTACCGGATTGCTGAGCCGCATGCTGAATTCGGTCAACCGGAAATTAACCTGAATCTCATTCCAGGTTATGGTGGCACGCAGCGCTTACCGCGTCTCTTGCAGGATCGCACAGGCGTGGATGGATTCCTCAAAGCACTGGAAATCATTCTGAATGGCCGCAAGATCGATGTAGAAGAAGCGAAGCAGATTGGTTTGATTGATGAAATCATTCAAGAAAGTGATGATGTGCTCGTTCGTGCTGCTGCACTGGCTCGTGAATACATTTTGCGTGGCAAGGGAGCGCTTAAGGAGGCATTCGATCGCCATAACAGTCTTGTTCAGCAGTGGAATACACCGCAGGCATTCCCGCAGGAAGCCATTGCTAACAGTGTGGAAATCCAGCGTATTTTGCGCCAATCCAAATGGGCAGGACGTGAGCAAGCAGCCAATCGTGCATTGGAAGCAGCACGCATAGGCTATGAACAGGGAATTAAGCAAGGAATGGAGCGCGAAGCCCAGCTATTTGCGGAAGCAGTAATCGATCCGAATGGCGGCAAAAGTGGCATTCAGGCATTCCTCGACAAGAAGAGCATGCCACTACCAACTCGTCCGCGCTTCCAACCAACGGAAGAGAAGCAGAACGAGCTGATCGAACAGGGTGAACTGCTTCCAGTCGGTGCGCCGTACTTCCCGGGTTTCACGCCGATTCCTGAGTGGCAGTATGCCTATGCGGTTGTGAAAAATGATGAAACAGGTGCGGTTGATCACGGTGATCCAATTGATGCCGAGAAGAAAATCGTCATCCCGGTTGAAAAACCGAAAGCAAATGAAGTACTGCTGTACGTACTGGCAAGTGAAGTAAACTTCAATGACATCTGGGCGCTGACCGGTATCCCAGTTTCTACGCTAGATGATCATGATCTGGATTATCACGTAACAGGTAGCGGTGGTATCGCTCTTGTAGCATCGGTGGGTCCAGAAGTGAAGCGAGAAGGCCGTGTGAAAGTAGGCGACCTCGTTACAATTTACTCGGGACAGAACAATCTGCTGTCGCCAACGGTTGGCCTTGATCCAATGTTTGCCGATTTCAGCATTCAGGGTTATCAAGGTCCAGATGGCTCGCATCAGCAGTTCATGATCGCACAGGCACCGCAGGTTCATGTGAAACCGCAAGATGCAACATTGGAAGCAGCCGGTAGCTACATTTTGAATCTGGGTACGATCTATCGCGCTCTGTTCACGACACTGTCGATTGAGCCGAACAAAACAATGTTCGTAGAAGGGGCGGCGACTGGTACAGGTCTGGAAGCGCTCAAATCGGCAGCTCGTAATGGCCTAGCGGTAACGGGTATGGTATCGAATGAAGAGCGTGCTTCGTACATCCGTGAGCAAGGTGCTGCGGGCGTGATTAACCGGAGAAATCCAGAATACGGCAACGCATTCACCAAGGTACCGGCTGACCCATCACAGTGGGCAGCGTGGGAGGCCACAGGTCAGAAAATTTTGGATGACTATCGTGCACAAAACAACGGTCGTTTGGCAGACTATGTTGTATCTCACGCTGGGGAAGTAGCATTCCCACGTTCGTTCCAGATGATGGAGAAAAATGGAGTTCTGACGTTCTATGGTGCGTCCAGCGGTTACCACTTTACCTTCATGGGAAAAGAAGGTACCAGCACACCGCGTGACATGTATGAGAAAGCATTACTACGTGCTGGTGAATCGGTCCTGATCTACTATGGAACCGATACGAAAGAAGATGGCATTGTGGATCAGACTGGGCTTGTTGCCATTGAAGCAGCACGTGATATGGGCGCACGCATCGTAGTCGCAACGTACACGGATGCTCAGAAAGAGTTTGTACAAAGCCTGGGTTACGGTGATGCAGTACGCGGCGTATTAAGCATCGAAGAGATCAAACGTCGCGAAGGCGAGAACTTTGTGTGGCCGGATACAATGCCGGACTTCCCGAATCCGAAAACGGAAACGGAAGCATTCAAGGAAGCTGTTCGCTACTTCACGGATTACATCTTCAAGCCATTCGGCGGTGCCGTGGCGAAATACCTGCGCTCTCCTGACAACCCGCGCGGCTATCCAGACCTGATCTTTGACCGTGCTGGACATGATGCGCTTGGTGTGAGCACGACGCTTCTGAAGCCGTATACGGGCCGTGTCGTATTTAGCGAGGACATGGGTGCACGTCGCTACAGCTTCTATGCGCCGCAAGTATGGATGCGTCAACGCCGTGTTTACATGCCGACAGCAAATATCTGGGGTACACACCTCTCGAATGCTTATGAAGTCATCCGCATGAATGAGATGATTGATGCTGGTATGCTTGAAATCACGGAGCCTGTATTCGTTGAGTTCGATCAGTTACCAGAAGCGCATCAGGAAATGTGGGAGAATCGCCATGTAGGAAGTTCTTACGTTGTAAATCACGCGATTCCACAAACGGGACTGAAAACAAAAGACCAGCTATACGAAGCATGGTCGGCCCAAATGAATGAAAAAACCAGTGAATAA
- a CDS encoding ABC transporter ATP-binding protein, producing MSTLVIETEHVTKKFKQFTPVHDLSLQVKKGEVYGFLGPNGAGKTTTIRMLLGLITPTKGEVRIFGKSLPQNRLEIARKVGSLVESPSYYGHLTGYENLEVTRKLLGADNKDIARVLEIVRLTEWKNKKVKNYSLGMKQRLGIAQALLGQPELLILDEPTNGLDPAGIHEIRDLIVNLPEKMGITVLVSSHILREVELMADRVGIINRGHLLFQGELAELQARSVPRLRIETNRPHEAGQWLLEAGYRVERKEAMLYVDTDKSRAAEINRELVIRGHDIWHVSEERESLEDIFLSLTSGVESI from the coding sequence ATGAGTACGCTGGTGATTGAAACAGAACATGTAACAAAGAAATTTAAGCAATTTACACCTGTTCATGATTTATCATTACAGGTTAAAAAAGGAGAGGTATACGGTTTTCTTGGTCCGAATGGGGCAGGAAAAACGACAACCATTCGCATGCTGCTTGGGCTTATTACACCTACAAAAGGAGAGGTACGGATTTTTGGGAAATCCCTGCCGCAGAACCGCTTGGAGATTGCACGTAAAGTGGGTTCGCTCGTAGAATCCCCTTCGTATTATGGCCACTTGACCGGATACGAGAATCTTGAGGTGACCCGGAAGCTGCTTGGTGCAGACAACAAGGACATTGCACGTGTATTAGAGATCGTCCGTTTGACGGAATGGAAGAATAAAAAAGTAAAAAACTATTCGCTTGGCATGAAGCAGCGCCTTGGAATTGCCCAGGCTTTGCTTGGTCAACCGGAGCTGTTGATTCTTGATGAACCAACGAACGGACTGGACCCGGCCGGGATTCATGAGATTCGTGATCTGATCGTGAACTTACCTGAAAAGATGGGGATCACCGTGCTTGTCTCTAGCCACATTCTGCGTGAAGTGGAATTGATGGCGGATCGAGTGGGAATTATTAACCGAGGTCATTTGCTATTTCAAGGTGAGCTTGCGGAACTGCAGGCCAGAAGTGTGCCAAGGCTGCGGATCGAAACGAATCGGCCGCATGAAGCCGGACAATGGCTGTTGGAAGCGGGATATCGCGTAGAAAGAAAAGAAGCTATGTTGTATGTAGACACAGATAAAAGTAGAGCGGCTGAAATTAATCGCGAGCTTGTGATACGCGGGCATGATATTTGGCATGTAAGCGAGGAAAGAGAATCGCTTGAAGATATCTTCCTGTCTTTGACTAGCGGGGTGGAGAGCATATGA
- a CDS encoding uracil-DNA glycosylase — protein MKSISEGMTNFYRRLTSDGYHAEDVNPALKQVEKAARMEQMRRRILACTDCPLGEYVQGRMPGTGNTDTPLMIVGEGPGEDEENWGLPLVGISGSLLTLILNKAGIRREHVYFTNVVKCRVTNEKGGNRTPMLEETKECSKYLQYELEMIRPKVVLALGKVSLQYFFPDMKTMSQFRGNVYEYEGIKIVPTWHPAYVIRQRGDALAKTKREVWADLQVALQCVRSNE, from the coding sequence ATGAAAAGCATCTCGGAAGGCATGACTAACTTTTATCGTCGATTAACAAGCGACGGTTATCACGCGGAAGACGTAAATCCGGCACTAAAGCAGGTGGAGAAAGCAGCACGTATGGAACAGATGCGCCGTCGGATTCTTGCCTGTACGGATTGCCCCCTCGGTGAGTATGTCCAGGGCCGTATGCCGGGGACAGGAAATACGGATACGCCATTGATGATTGTCGGAGAAGGACCGGGAGAAGACGAGGAGAATTGGGGATTGCCGTTGGTTGGAATTAGCGGATCACTTCTTACGCTGATTCTGAATAAAGCCGGGATTCGACGGGAACACGTATATTTTACAAATGTGGTAAAGTGTCGGGTAACGAATGAGAAGGGTGGAAATCGCACGCCTATGCTGGAAGAAACAAAGGAGTGCAGCAAGTACTTGCAGTATGAACTAGAGATGATCCGTCCGAAAGTCGTGTTAGCGCTCGGTAAAGTATCCCTTCAGTATTTCTTCCCGGATATGAAGACGATGTCCCAGTTTCGAGGGAATGTGTATGAATATGAAGGCATTAAAATCGTACCAACCTGGCATCCTGCCTACGTCATTCGTCAGCGTGGGGATGCACTTGCGAAAACGAAGCGAGAAGTATGGGCAGATTTGCAGGTAGCCCTTCAATGTGTACGAAGTAATGAGTGA